In Humulus lupulus chromosome 6, drHumLupu1.1, whole genome shotgun sequence, a single genomic region encodes these proteins:
- the LOC133784451 gene encoding zinc finger protein 2 produces the protein MEFQPNTSLHLSLPYNIDNNNNDQYHDHDHDHNHHFNLNLVLDHSSSSSSSSSLSPSDPPKVFSCNYCQRKFYSSQALGGHQNAHKLERTLAKKSRELTSALTRVHNGSSSAGLNQGPARSSSTGSGSGLARQSHQPPHTGTWPVLDQHRGYCYSSRFGGDRDHDHDMIYGNSTSNWSSRPDHQLHHHQHHVQEEIAQLDLSLRL, from the coding sequence ATGGAGTTTCAACCCAATACTTCTCTTCATCTAAGCCTACCTTACAACATTGACAACAATAATAATGATCAGTATCATGATCATGATCatgatcataatcatcattttaaCCTAAATCTTGTTCTAGATCactcatcttcatcttcctccTCCTCTTCTCTAAGTCCCTCCGACCCCCCCAAGGTGTTCTCCTGCAACTATTGCCAGAGAAAGTTCTACAGTTCCCAAGCTCTCGGGGGTCACCAAAACGCTCACAAACTAGAGAGAACTTTGGCCAAGAAAAGCAGAGAGCTAACCTCAGCTCTGACCAGGGTCCACAACGGTTCATCATCTGCAGGCCTCAACCAAGGCCCTGCCCGGTCCAGTAGCACTGGCAGTGGTTCCGGTCTGGCTCGGCAAAGCCATCAGCCACCGCACACAGGAACCTGGCCCGTACTTGACCAACACCGTGGATACTGCTACTCAAGTCGATTTGGTGGCGATCGTGATCATGATCATGACATGATCTATGGGAACAGTACTTCTAATTGGTCTTCAAGACCTGATCATCAGCTTCATCATCATCAACATCATGTCCAGGAAGAAATTGCTCAGCTTGACTTGTCTTTGAGGCTttga